A window of the Desulfobacula toluolica Tol2 genome harbors these coding sequences:
- a CDS encoding reverse transcriptase domain-containing protein, whose protein sequence is MRQLSLFADERSLFEKLCDQGDLLTGFEAVKRNGGAPGVDGVTVAEFESRIDEELTQLSKDLKSWCYKPSPVKRVEIPKPGNTGVRLLGIPCIRDRVVHATMKHLLEPIIDPTFSDNSYGFRPGYSPQKAVEAAQKIVKSGKEYVVDIDLSKFFDRVNHDRLICLLSGHVSDKRILRIIGIILRSGVMINGTTRKWDIGYIRRPHLI, encoded by the coding sequence ATGAGACAACTTAGCCTGTTCGCCGATGAAAGAAGTCTCTTCGAGAAATTGTGTGATCAGGGAGACCTGTTGACCGGTTTCGAGGCAGTGAAAAGGAACGGCGGGGCACCAGGTGTTGATGGTGTAACCGTTGCAGAATTTGAAAGCCGAATAGATGAAGAGCTGACCCAGCTGAGTAAGGACCTTAAAAGCTGGTGTTATAAACCAAGCCCGGTGAAACGGGTGGAAATACCAAAACCAGGTAATACCGGTGTTCGCTTGCTGGGGATTCCCTGTATTCGGGACAGGGTTGTGCATGCCACGATGAAGCACCTTCTGGAACCGATAATTGATCCCACATTTTCTGATAACAGCTATGGTTTTCGTCCCGGCTACAGTCCGCAAAAGGCGGTTGAAGCGGCACAAAAGATAGTTAAAAGTGGAAAAGAATATGTGGTGGATATTGACCTGTCTAAATTTTTTGATCGAGTTAATCATGACCGACTCATTTGTCTGCTTTCGGGCCACGTGTCAGATAAGCGCATTCTGCGCATAATCGGCATCATCTTGAGAAGCGGTGTGATGATAAATGGAACCACCAGAAAGTGGGATATAGGTTATATTCGTAGACCACACCTGATTTGA
- a CDS encoding LysR family transcriptional regulator, whose translation MLNLHQLRCFYEVAKNLNFSRAADNLFISQPAVSAQIKLFEESFNLKVFSRVKGEIHLTEEGEKIFTYASRIFELERQLENKINGIHKFKKISLRIGTTKTYARFLMPIILKPFLDAFPEVTIDLDEGSSLNISNSLINFRNSLTIISKVEENSDLIFRPLMFEKVVLIASPTHPLSKKTGILLKEIENWPIIMKESGSGTYKIVMKSISKNGLNLNIFAKTSNMDFIKEHVKNGQIISFVVKASVKKEIDEGSLIVIPIKNHKFLLDIYIVYLRNYELPQASKIFLEHIDEYIQPWLEDNSIVDPNVKTVFHSI comes from the coding sequence ATGCTTAACTTACATCAACTAAGATGCTTTTATGAAGTTGCTAAAAATCTTAATTTTTCTCGTGCAGCAGATAATTTGTTTATAAGCCAGCCAGCTGTTTCAGCGCAAATAAAACTTTTTGAGGAATCTTTTAATCTAAAGGTTTTCAGCAGAGTCAAAGGAGAGATCCACCTTACTGAAGAGGGAGAAAAAATATTCACATATGCTTCAAGAATATTTGAACTGGAGCGACAATTAGAAAATAAAATTAACGGGATCCATAAATTTAAGAAGATTTCCCTTCGCATAGGCACTACAAAAACATATGCACGATTTCTGATGCCCATTATATTAAAACCATTTTTAGACGCCTTTCCTGAAGTAACAATAGATTTAGATGAAGGAAGTTCATTAAATATAAGCAACAGCTTGATAAATTTTAGAAATTCACTGACCATTATAAGCAAAGTTGAGGAAAATTCCGATCTGATCTTCAGACCACTTATGTTTGAAAAGGTTGTTTTAATAGCATCTCCTACCCATCCTTTATCCAAAAAAACAGGAATTCTTTTAAAAGAAATTGAAAATTGGCCAATCATAATGAAAGAATCCGGTTCGGGTACATATAAAATTGTAATGAAGAGTATTTCCAAAAATGGTTTAAACTTAAATATCTTTGCTAAAACAAGTAACATGGACTTTATAAAGGAACATGTAAAAAATGGACAAATAATCTCATTTGTTGTAAAAGCCTCAGTTAAAAAGGAAATTGACGAGGGTTCATTAATAGTTATTCCCATTAAAAATCACAAATTTTTGTTAGATATTTATATCGTTTACCTGCGAAATTACGAACTTCCACAGGCTTCAAAAATATTTTTAGAGCACATTGATGAATACATTCAGCCATGGCTTGAGGACAATAGTATAGTGGACCCCAATGTCAAGACAGTTTTTCATTCAATTTAA
- a CDS encoding IS1380 family transposase, translated as MTQGVLPFKYEEEKSQTGITALASLPVYLDLAKVIGLSKSIQKHLKIRENSQGWTDPQMVLSLVLLNLAGGDCVEDLKILEADEGFCEILRKSEMQGLKRKVRRALERRWRKEKKRSVPSPSAAFRYLSEFHDTEQEKTRDQTKIKAFIPRPNDHLKGLVQINKDMCAGLNTVNPKKTATLDMDATLIESSKQNARYCYKGFKSYQPLNTWWYEQGVILHTEFRDGNVPAGFEQLRVFKKSLDCLPENVEKIKLRSDTAGYQHDLLKYCETGESERFGRIEFAIGCDVTRSFKIAVAQVPDSEWQPIYKDKNGKRMKTGSEWAEVCFVPNELCHSKNAPEYRYLAKRQLLEEQSPLPGMEDPKLPLPFPTMQMVEKRYKVFGVVTNIGYEEMNGEDLIHWLHERCGKSEEVHAVMKDDLAGGKLPSADFGENAAWWWIMILALNLNVMMKKLALDPSMEATRMKRIRFSIINIPGRIIKRSRNLFLRLSKGHPSYVVLVEARKRIAMLNGVWEPSG; from the coding sequence ATGACACAAGGCGTGCTACCATTCAAGTATGAAGAAGAAAAATCTCAAACCGGCATTACAGCTTTGGCAAGCTTGCCGGTCTATCTTGACCTGGCCAAGGTAATCGGATTATCCAAGTCCATTCAAAAGCATTTAAAGATAAGAGAGAATTCCCAGGGCTGGACCGATCCCCAAATGGTTTTGTCGCTGGTGCTACTCAATCTTGCCGGCGGTGATTGCGTTGAAGATTTAAAAATACTGGAGGCGGATGAGGGCTTTTGCGAAATACTGCGTAAATCTGAAATGCAAGGTCTAAAACGTAAAGTACGCAGAGCCCTGGAACGGAGGTGGCGCAAAGAGAAAAAACGTTCTGTTCCATCACCATCTGCGGCTTTCAGATATCTATCCGAATTCCATGACACTGAACAGGAAAAAACCCGTGACCAGACAAAGATAAAGGCATTCATTCCCAGACCCAATGATCATTTAAAGGGTCTGGTACAAATAAACAAAGATATGTGTGCCGGCCTTAACACGGTGAATCCGAAAAAAACGGCCACATTGGATATGGATGCCACCCTGATTGAATCCAGCAAACAGAATGCCCGTTATTGCTATAAAGGATTCAAATCCTATCAGCCGTTGAATACCTGGTGGTATGAGCAGGGTGTCATCCTGCATACAGAATTTCGTGACGGTAATGTTCCCGCCGGCTTTGAGCAATTAAGGGTTTTCAAAAAATCCTTGGACTGCCTTCCGGAAAATGTGGAAAAAATAAAACTTAGATCAGATACGGCAGGATACCAGCACGACCTTTTAAAATACTGTGAGACAGGCGAAAGTGAGCGTTTCGGCAGAATTGAATTTGCAATAGGGTGCGACGTAACCCGATCATTCAAAATTGCTGTGGCTCAAGTCCCTGATTCTGAGTGGCAACCAATTTATAAAGATAAGAATGGCAAACGGATGAAGACCGGCAGTGAGTGGGCGGAAGTTTGTTTTGTTCCCAATGAGCTGTGCCACAGTAAAAATGCACCTGAATACAGGTATCTTGCCAAACGGCAACTTCTTGAGGAACAATCGCCTTTACCCGGCATGGAAGATCCAAAGCTTCCCCTTCCTTTTCCCACCATGCAAATGGTGGAAAAAAGATATAAGGTCTTTGGCGTTGTGACCAATATAGGCTATGAGGAAATGAACGGAGAAGACCTGATTCATTGGCTTCATGAACGATGCGGCAAAAGTGAAGAGGTTCATGCGGTGATGAAAGACGACTTGGCCGGAGGAAAACTGCCGTCTGCAGATTTTGGAGAGAATGCAGCGTGGTGGTGGATCATGATATTGGCCCTGAATCTAAATGTGATGATGAAAAAATTAGCATTGGATCCGTCCATGGAAGCTACACGGATGAAACGGATCCGGTTCTCGATCATAAATATCCCGGGCAGGATAATCAAACGTTCCCGCAATCTGTTTTTGCGTTTATCCAAAGGCCACCCATCATATGTGGTTCTAGTCGAGGCACGCAAACGGATTGCAATGCTCAACGGTGTTTGGGAGCCTTCAGGATAA